The following DNA comes from Sinorhizobium mexicanum.
CTGAAGGAGGGCGAAGCAATCGTCCATCCGTGGATCAACAAGGCGCTCGAGCGGGCACAGAAAAAGGTCGAGGCGCGCAACTTCGACATCCGCAAGAACCTGTTGAAATATGACGACGTCCTCAACGATCAGCGCAAGGTCATCTTCGAGCAGCGCATCGAGCTGATGGACGCGGAGAGCGTCACCGAGACGGTCACCGACATGCGCAACGAAGTGATCGAGGATGTCGTCAGCAAGCGGATCCCCGAGCGCGCCTATGCCGAGCAGTGGGACGTCGAGGGCCTGAAGGCGGATATCCAGCAGTATCTCAACCTCGACCTGCCGATTGCCGAGTGGGCTGCCGAAGAAGGCATCGCCGAGGACGACATTCTCGAACGCGTCACCGCTGCCGCCGACAAGGCTGCGGCCGACCGGGCGGAACGCTTCGGCCCCGACATCATGCAATATGTCGAGCGCTCCGTCGTGCTGCAGACGCTCGATCATCTCTGGCGCGAACACATCGTCAACCTCGACCATCTTCGTTCGGTCATCGGCTTCCGCGGCTACGCCCAGCGCGATCCGCTTCAGGAGTACAAGTCCGAGGCGTTCGAACTGTTCCAGGGCCTGCTCGGCAACCTCCGCCAGGCCGTAACGGCACAGTTGATGCGCGTCGAACTGGTTCGCGAGGCGCAGGACGCACCCCAGCCGCTGCCGCCGATGGAAGGCCATCACATCGACCCGCTGACCGGCGAGGACGACTTCGCGCAATCTGGCGCGCCGCTGCTGGCCGTTGCACAGGCCGACCGCAATCCGGCCGACCCCTCGACCTGGGGCAAGGTATCGCGCAACGAGCCCTGCCCTTGCGGCTCGGGCAAGAAATACAAGCATTGCCACGGGATATACGAAGCATGATCGAATGCCGCCTTCGGGCGGCATTTTCGTAAGTGCGTTCGACCGCGCAACGGCTCAGCGTGTGGGCAGCTGTGTGACAGCCCTCCTGCGGATGCCGCGCGAACCCTTTGTTAACGCTGATCTGCCAGAAGTGGGACCCTGTATTGCGTAGTGTCAGGGTATCCCTCGTGTTCATGGCGGTGTATCAATCGGCCGGACGAATGCTGCCGTCGGCGGTGAGGCACCGCCTGTCTCGGCTGCTGGCCAGGCTTGGATCGGTCGCGTCCGCCGCCGACCCCAAGAGCCGTGCGCAACGCACAGCCCTGATCGCTTTCGCGATCCGCATCTTCAGTGCAGCCATTGCCCTCGTCTCGCAGATCGTTCTCGCCCGTCTGATGGGAGAGTTCGAATACGGCGTCTTCGTCTTCGTCTGGGTCCTGGCCGTCCTGTTCGGTAATCTGTCCTGTCTTGGCCTGCACTCGGCGGTGATCCGCTTCCTGCCGGAATACCAAACCGCAGACGCCTTGGCCGAAATCCGCGGCCTGACGACGGTAGCGCGTATCTTTGCACTGCTGTCGGCGACCGCGCTCGCCACCGTCGGCGGCATCGGGCTCTGGTTCTTTGCGGACATGATCGAGCATTATTACGTCGTCGCCCTCTATCTCGCTCTGGTCGCCCTGCCGATGATTGCACTCGGCGACGTGATGGACGGCACGGCGCGCGCCCATAGCTGGCCGCTCGCGGCGATGAGCCCCACCTTCATCGTGCGGCCGCTGCTCATCCTCGTCTTCATGGTGCTGGCCACCGCCGGCGGCTTCCCGAACACAGCGAAGACGGCAATGATCGCCGCGCTGGCGGCCACCTACGTCACGACGCTCGCGCAATTTCTCGCAATGACACGGCGCCTGCGCAGGCGTTACGTTCGCGGACCGATGAAGATCGAACTCGGGCCATGGCT
Coding sequences within:
- a CDS encoding lipopolysaccharide biosynthesis protein, coding for MLPSAVRHRLSRLLARLGSVASAADPKSRAQRTALIAFAIRIFSAAIALVSQIVLARLMGEFEYGVFVFVWVLAVLFGNLSCLGLHSAVIRFLPEYQTADALAEIRGLTTVARIFALLSATALATVGGIGLWFFADMIEHYYVVALYLALVALPMIALGDVMDGTARAHSWPLAAMSPTFIVRPLLILVFMVLATAGGFPNTAKTAMIAALAATYVTTLAQFLAMTRRLRRRYVRGPMKIELGPWLRLSVPIFLAEGFGFLLTNSDVVIVGLYLPPDDVAIYFAAAKTMALVHFVMFAVKAAAGPRFSEAMASGESRQLAEIATESAHWSFWPSLAMGGTVLVAGRFLLSLFGPAFTAGAPLMAILFAGILAKAFVGPVETLLTMTGRQKLCAMLYATALGVNIALNIVLIPAFGLIGAACATAGAMFFEAAILHLAARRAFAIPLPAFAGAGSGNNKNEAIRP